Proteins encoded in a region of the Euleptes europaea isolate rEulEur1 chromosome 3, rEulEur1.hap1, whole genome shotgun sequence genome:
- the LOC130474594 gene encoding cyclin-dependent kinase 2-associated protein 2-like, giving the protein MDYMQAMKPPCAQGSQITYMGLLSVIEEMGKEIRPTYAGSKSAMERLKRDIFHVRELVRECLAETERNAHM; this is encoded by the coding sequence ATGGACTACATGCAGGCTATGAAGCCACCATGTGCCCAAGGTTCCCAGATCACGTACATGGGCCTGCTTTCTGTCATTGAGGAGATGGGCAAGGAGATCCGACCTACTTATGCAGGCAGCAAGAGCGCCATGGAGCGGCTGAAGCGAGATATTTTCCATGTCCGAGAACTGGTAAGAGAGTGTCTGGCAGAGACAGAGCGCAATGCCCATATGTAA